GTTCCAAATTTTTAACAGCCATCTGTAATGTACTTGGTTCAGTATAAGGCATTGAAACATCCGCTCCCATAAAATCGAATTCAAATCCTTGCAGCGAATGCGCGTTTCCATTACCATCTTTTATGTACCGATCGGGTAATCCGACGAAATGTGAAAATTCGTGGACTACGACATCAATATTATCATTCGAATCAATTTTGCCTTGTAAATTTGGTTTAAGCACAGTTTTATTATTTGAGTCCTTAATGTATATCTGTGTTACTTCTGCAACATTACCCTGTGCAATTGGCGCAAACTCAACTTTGTGAGTCATAAGATCGTTTGAAAATTTGTTAACCGCCAGTGTAACTACCTCGAATTGTACTGGCAATCCATTATCAGTCAGATTCCCCTTTTTCGCACTATCATTTAGTTTCTGCATCGTGGAATTAGCCATTGCATCAGCCATCTTTTTGATCAATATCCTGACCGTTCCATTTACCTGTAACCTCAATAATTGAGGTTACTAATACATAGGCTGGCTTACCGTCTGGTCCAGTTACAATTAACTTAAAGGTTGCTTTACCGTTTGGATCAATATTTACAACAGGATTGTTAAACGTATAGCAATATAGTGAATAATTCTCATCCGCCGGATCCACCGCCCACCACCGGCCTATCGCAGGATTCCGTCTTGAGCCGGATCTCCGCTTCGCTCCGACATAGAAACGGGCCTCGTAGTGATACTAATTTAACCCGAACTCGTTTTCATGCGTCCGTCTTACGCCGCACTTCGACCGGCTCAGTGTACCAGACTTCGGCTTCGCCTCAATAATCCTTTGGGTCGTTAAGGATGGAATGGTAACTGCTTTCGCCAATTTAGCACCAGAGGCCGAGTAAATCTATTTGTGTCGTTCCACCAGAAAAGGTGGCTTTGGTGGGGAGGTTGAGGAGGTTGGGGTTTATCTTTTATCACTGCACAAAAGTTTACTGCAAGTTTGGTTTGCTCCGCAGGATTACTTTTTCAGCTGAAAAAGTACCCATCCCTCGGCTCCGCTCGGGAACCGCCCAAGCCCGCCCGCCCTTTGGCTTCTTGTTATCGCTCCGACCCTAACCGAATCTGAACTCGTCCTGCCGCTGAAAGTCCGGCTCAAGACGGACAGTCCTCAGACAGCAGATTCGGTCTTAACGGGATCTCCGCTCACAAGGGCGCCGGGCTGGCCGATGTCGGCAAAAACCAACACAGTGGATTTTTACGGGTTGGTGTAACCGCCCCTACAGTAATGATCTTTACCAATCACTGGTATTTTCTCGATACTCGTCACGCGTCACTCGTCACTGGAAAAAACCTTTGGCTTCGAGACCCTCAGCCACCGGTTTTTTCCAATCTCAAAACACAAGTATTTACTGATTTCTGATTTCTCATCACTCGTCACTTGTCACTGGAAAACCCTTGTCCCCTCGATATAATCCTCCCTGCGGTCGGATCACTCGGGGTCCGGGTTTTACTGATTTCGGTCCCTGCACTTCGACTACTCTCAGTGACCGGTGTCGAGGGGCTGATCACTGTTCCCTGGTCACGCGTTACTCGTCACTGGAAAAACCCTTGTCCCTTCCCCGACTTCATCGGGGTAAACTTTCACCTCAGGGTCCGGGTTTTTCCAATCACCAATCACTACTCTTTGCTTACCACGATCAATACAGTCCGTCGATGGAGAGATAGCGTTCGCCGGTATCGTAGCAGAATGTCAGAACCGTGGATCCGGCCGGAATTTCACTGATCTTTTTGGAAACAGCTGCCAGCGAGGCACCCGATGAAATTCCAATGAAAATGCCTTCTTCCCGGGCAGACCGCTGAGCAAAGTCGAACGCTTCTTCTTTGGTCACCTGAATCACGCCATCCAGCAAAGAGGTGTGAAGGTTTGAGGGAATGAATCCGGCACCAATGCCCTGAATCGGGTGCGGACCCGGCTGGCCGCCGCTGATAACCGGTGACAAGGCTGGTTCAACTGCAAACACCTTGGTCTTGGGGAATTTTGCTTTTAATACCTGTGCCACCCCGGTGATATGTCCGCCGGTACCCACACCGGTGATCACCACATCGACCCCATTAGGGAAGTCTTTCAGAATTTCTTCAGCCGTGGTTTTCACGTGTACATCAATGTTGGCCGGATTGTCGAACTGCATGGGCATCCAGGCATTCGGGGTGGAGGCGACGAGTTCCTTGGCCTTTTCGATGGCCCCTTTCATTCCTTTTTCACGTGGAGTCAGTTCGAAGGTGGCACCGTAAGCAGCCATGACCTTGCGGCGTTCCACCGACATGGACTCGGGCATGACCAGAACGAGCTTATATCCTTTCACGGCAGCGACCATGGCCAGACCGATACCAGTGTTGCCCGAGGTCGGTTCCACGATGATGGATTCTGGCTTAAGAATACCTTTGGCTTCGGCATCTTCAATCATGCTCAGAGCGATCCGGTCTTTGATGCTGGCACCCGGATTGGCACGTTCCAGTTTGGAATAGACCGTAACCGGGTGACTGGCAAACAACCGGTTCAGTTTTACATGCGGGGTATTCCCGATGGTTTGGAGGATGTTTTGAAATGGCATGGAGGTTCCTTTCAGTAATTATTTATATCGTAAAGGGCGGACCGGATCGTATGGATCTGTCCGTGCAGAACCCATTCCTGCAGGGAAGGGTGATAAAAAAAAACGACAAAGTCCGGGGAGAAAAAATGATATGCGGGATCACCCGCAACACGGTGTGCAGCAACAGAAGGAAGCGAATATGGGTCTGTTGCAATGAATCATATCTGAAAATCCAGAATCGGCGCGATTTCTCGGCTGTTTCTGATTCTGACTTCACTTTTGTGGTAGACCACCGAAAAGGGGGCCACTGACTCGGTCAGCCAGACGTTTCCGCCGATGACCGAATCATGACCGATGGTGGTGGAACCACCAAGAATAGTGGCGCCTGCATAGACAACCACCCGGTCTTCGAGTGTGGGATGCCGTTTGGTTTGGGACTGGCTTTTGTCAACACTGAGTGCACCAAGTGTCACACCCTGATACAATTTTACATGGTTTCCGATCACACTGGTTTCACCAATGACAATCCCGGTCCCGTGATCGATGCA
The window above is part of the Bacteroidota bacterium genome. Proteins encoded here:
- the cysK gene encoding cysteine synthase A; translation: MPFQNILQTIGNTPHVKLNRLFASHPVTVYSKLERANPGASIKDRIALSMIEDAEAKGILKPESIIVEPTSGNTGIGLAMVAAVKGYKLVLVMPESMSVERRKVMAAYGATFELTPREKGMKGAIEKAKELVASTPNAWMPMQFDNPANIDVHVKTTAEEILKDFPNGVDVVITGVGTGGHITGVAQVLKAKFPKTKVFAVEPALSPVISGGQPGPHPIQGIGAGFIPSNLHTSLLDGVIQVTKEEAFDFAQRSAREEGIFIGISSGASLAAVSKKISEIPAGSTVLTFCYDTGERYLSIDGLY